One window of the Janthinobacterium sp. PAMC25594 genome contains the following:
- the moaE gene encoding molybdopterin synthase catalytic subunit MoaE — protein sequence MSTSVRVQQADFDLSQEIAQLRAGNPKVGAVVGFVGTVRDMNEGLDVAAMELEHYPGMTEKSIEAIVEQARGRWPLSGALVIHRVGPLLPQEQIVLVAVSSAHRGEAFAACEFIIDYLKTEAPFWKKEDTPEGARWVDARDSDETALDKWTAKASAI from the coding sequence ATGAGCACTTCCGTCCGCGTCCAGCAAGCCGATTTTGACTTGAGTCAAGAAATTGCACAATTGCGTGCAGGCAACCCCAAGGTGGGCGCCGTCGTCGGCTTTGTCGGCACGGTGCGCGACATGAACGAAGGGCTGGACGTGGCGGCCATGGAACTCGAGCACTATCCGGGCATGACGGAAAAGTCCATCGAAGCCATCGTCGAGCAGGCGCGGGGCCGCTGGCCCCTGTCCGGCGCACTGGTGATCCACCGCGTGGGGCCATTGCTGCCGCAGGAGCAGATCGTGCTGGTGGCCGTCTCGTCGGCCCACCGGGGCGAGGCCTTCGCCGCCTGCGAATTCATCATCGACTACCTGAAGACGGAAGCGCCGTTCTGGAAGAAGGAAGACACGCCGGAAGGCGCGCGCTGGGTCGATGCGCGCGACAGCGACGAGACGGCGCTGGACAAATGGACGGCAAAAGCCAGCGCTATTTGA